Proteins encoded together in one Lathyrus oleraceus cultivar Zhongwan6 chromosome 5, CAAS_Psat_ZW6_1.0, whole genome shotgun sequence window:
- the LOC127084063 gene encoding (S)-coclaurine N-methyltransferase isoform X3, with product MEGMMQLPYITTVKLMLGSLERNLLPDAVIRRLSRLLLATRLRSSYQPSSELQLSDLLQFAHSLQEMPIAVSTDKPKSQHYELPTSFFKLVLGNNLKYSSCYFSSASKTLEDAEEEMLKLYCERSNLKDGHTVLDVGCGWGSLTLYIAKNYSNSRVTGICNSNTQKAFIEEKCMELQLQNVDIIVADISTLEMEASYDRIFSIGMFEHMKNYKDLLNKISKWMKEDGLLFVHHFCHKAFAYHFEDKNEDDWITRYFFTGGTMPAANLLLYFQDDVTVVKHWLVNGKHYAQTSEEWLKRMDKNMASIKPIMESTYGIDSATKWTVYWRTFFIAVAELFGYNNE from the exons ATGGAAGGGATGATGCAACTACCATACATCACTACGGTGAAGCTCATGCTCGGTTCACTCGAACGCAACCTGCTTCCTGATGCCGTCATCAGAAGACTCTCACGCTTGCTTTTGGCCACTCGACTTCGCTCTTCTTACCAACCTTCTTCTGAACTTCAGCTCTCTGATCTTCTCCAATTTGCTCATT CTTTACAAGAGATGCCTATTGCAGTTAGTACTGATAAGCCAAAATCTCAACATTATGAATTACCAACCTCTTTCTTTAAGCTCGTTCTTGGAAACAATCTCAAATACAG TTCTTGTTATTTCTCTTCTGCCTCAAAGACCTTGGAAGATGCTGAAGAAGAAATGTTGAAACTGTATTGCGAGAGATCAAACTTGAAAGATGGTCATACAGTTCTTGACGTCGGATGCGGTTGGGGTTCGCTGACTTTATACATTGCCAAGAATTATAGTAATTCCAGGGTTACAGGAATCTGCAATTCCAACACTCAAAAAGCTTTTATCGAGGAGAAATGCAT GGAGCTGCAACTGCAAAATGTGGATATCATTGTTGCGGACATTAGCACACTTGAAATGGAAGCTTCTTACGACAGAATATTTTCCATTGGAATGTTTGAG CATATGAAGAACTATAAAGATCTTCTCAACAAGATATCCAAATGGATGAAAGAGGATGGTCTTTTATTCGTTCATCATTTCTGCCACAAAGCATTTGCCTACCACTTTGAG GACAAAAATGAAGATGATTGGATTACGCGATACTTCTTTACTGGAGGAACTATGCCTGCAGCAAATCTACTTCTTTATTTCCAA GATGATGTTACAGTCGTCAAGCATTGGCTCGTAAATGGGAAACACTATGCGCAGACCAG TGAAGAGTGGCTCAAAAGAATGGATAAGAACATGGCTTCCATCAAGCCAATTATGGAATCAACATATGGCATAGATTCGGCTACTAAATGGACTGTCTACTGGAGAACATTTTTCATAGCTGTAGCAGAACTTTTTGGATACAATAATG AGTGA
- the LOC127084063 gene encoding (S)-coclaurine N-methyltransferase isoform X2 produces MEGMMQLPYITTVKLMLGSLERNLLPDAVIRRLSRLLLATRLRSSYQPSSELQLSDLLQFAHSLQEMPIAVSTDKPKSQHYELPTSFFKLVLGNNLKYSSCYFSSASKTLEDAEEEMLKLYCERSNLKDGHTVLDVGCGWGSLTLYIAKNYSNSRVTGICNSNTQKAFIEEKCMELQLQNVDIIVADISTLEMEASYDRIFSIGMFEHMKNYKDLLNKISKWMKEDGLLFVHHFCHKAFAYHFEDKNEDDWITRYFFTGGTMPAANLLLYFQDDVTVVKHWLVNGKHYAQTSEEWLKRMDKNMASIKPIMESTYGIDSATKWTVYWRTFFIAVAELFGYNNGEEWMIVHFLFKKK; encoded by the exons ATGGAAGGGATGATGCAACTACCATACATCACTACGGTGAAGCTCATGCTCGGTTCACTCGAACGCAACCTGCTTCCTGATGCCGTCATCAGAAGACTCTCACGCTTGCTTTTGGCCACTCGACTTCGCTCTTCTTACCAACCTTCTTCTGAACTTCAGCTCTCTGATCTTCTCCAATTTGCTCATT CTTTACAAGAGATGCCTATTGCAGTTAGTACTGATAAGCCAAAATCTCAACATTATGAATTACCAACCTCTTTCTTTAAGCTCGTTCTTGGAAACAATCTCAAATACAG TTCTTGTTATTTCTCTTCTGCCTCAAAGACCTTGGAAGATGCTGAAGAAGAAATGTTGAAACTGTATTGCGAGAGATCAAACTTGAAAGATGGTCATACAGTTCTTGACGTCGGATGCGGTTGGGGTTCGCTGACTTTATACATTGCCAAGAATTATAGTAATTCCAGGGTTACAGGAATCTGCAATTCCAACACTCAAAAAGCTTTTATCGAGGAGAAATGCAT GGAGCTGCAACTGCAAAATGTGGATATCATTGTTGCGGACATTAGCACACTTGAAATGGAAGCTTCTTACGACAGAATATTTTCCATTGGAATGTTTGAG CATATGAAGAACTATAAAGATCTTCTCAACAAGATATCCAAATGGATGAAAGAGGATGGTCTTTTATTCGTTCATCATTTCTGCCACAAAGCATTTGCCTACCACTTTGAG GACAAAAATGAAGATGATTGGATTACGCGATACTTCTTTACTGGAGGAACTATGCCTGCAGCAAATCTACTTCTTTATTTCCAA GATGATGTTACAGTCGTCAAGCATTGGCTCGTAAATGGGAAACACTATGCGCAGACCAG TGAAGAGTGGCTCAAAAGAATGGATAAGAACATGGCTTCCATCAAGCCAATTATGGAATCAACATATGGCATAGATTCGGCTACTAAATGGACTGTCTACTGGAGAACATTTTTCATAGCTGTAGCAGAACTTTTTGGATACAATAATGGTGAAGAATGGATGATTGTACACTTTCTTTTCAAAAAGAAGTAA
- the LOC127084063 gene encoding (S)-coclaurine N-methyltransferase isoform X1 has translation MEGMMQLPYITTVKLMLGSLERNLLPDAVIRRLSRLLLATRLRSSYQPSSELQLSDLLQFAHSLQEMPIAVSTDKPKSQHYELPTSFFKLVLGNNLKYSSCYFSSASKTLEDAEEEMLKLYCERSNLKDGHTVLDVGCGWGSLTLYIAKNYSNSRVTGICNSNTQKAFIEEKCMELQLQNVDIIVADISTLEMEASYDRIFSIGMFEHMKNYKDLLNKISKWMKEDGLLFVHHFCHKAFAYHFEDKNEDDWITRYFFTGGTMPAANLLLYFQDDVTVVKHWLVNGKHYAQTSEEWLKRMDKNMASIKPIMESTYGIDSATKWTVYWRTFFIAVAELFGYNNGEEWMIVHFLFKKKVKSSSGK, from the exons ATGGAAGGGATGATGCAACTACCATACATCACTACGGTGAAGCTCATGCTCGGTTCACTCGAACGCAACCTGCTTCCTGATGCCGTCATCAGAAGACTCTCACGCTTGCTTTTGGCCACTCGACTTCGCTCTTCTTACCAACCTTCTTCTGAACTTCAGCTCTCTGATCTTCTCCAATTTGCTCATT CTTTACAAGAGATGCCTATTGCAGTTAGTACTGATAAGCCAAAATCTCAACATTATGAATTACCAACCTCTTTCTTTAAGCTCGTTCTTGGAAACAATCTCAAATACAG TTCTTGTTATTTCTCTTCTGCCTCAAAGACCTTGGAAGATGCTGAAGAAGAAATGTTGAAACTGTATTGCGAGAGATCAAACTTGAAAGATGGTCATACAGTTCTTGACGTCGGATGCGGTTGGGGTTCGCTGACTTTATACATTGCCAAGAATTATAGTAATTCCAGGGTTACAGGAATCTGCAATTCCAACACTCAAAAAGCTTTTATCGAGGAGAAATGCAT GGAGCTGCAACTGCAAAATGTGGATATCATTGTTGCGGACATTAGCACACTTGAAATGGAAGCTTCTTACGACAGAATATTTTCCATTGGAATGTTTGAG CATATGAAGAACTATAAAGATCTTCTCAACAAGATATCCAAATGGATGAAAGAGGATGGTCTTTTATTCGTTCATCATTTCTGCCACAAAGCATTTGCCTACCACTTTGAG GACAAAAATGAAGATGATTGGATTACGCGATACTTCTTTACTGGAGGAACTATGCCTGCAGCAAATCTACTTCTTTATTTCCAA GATGATGTTACAGTCGTCAAGCATTGGCTCGTAAATGGGAAACACTATGCGCAGACCAG TGAAGAGTGGCTCAAAAGAATGGATAAGAACATGGCTTCCATCAAGCCAATTATGGAATCAACATATGGCATAGATTCGGCTACTAAATGGACTGTCTACTGGAGAACATTTTTCATAGCTGTAGCAGAACTTTTTGGATACAATAATGGTGAAGAATGGATGATTGTACACTTTCTTTTCAAAAAGAA AGTGAAGTCTTCTTCAGGAAAATAG
- the LOC127084065 gene encoding uncharacterized protein LOC127084065, translating into MEAVQTWVSNNKLASIGALWASGIGATLVAYSRAKSPMKLSLRLIHARMHAQALTLAVLSGAAAYHYYENRDVHLKPVADDSSAPNVSHLVEWELQSPF; encoded by the exons ATGGAGGCAGTTCAAACATGGGTTTCAAACAACAAGCTTGCCAGCATTG GAGCACTATGGGCCTCTGGAATTGGAGCAACACTTGTAGCTTATTCGCGAGCTAAATCTCCGATGAAGCTGAGTTTAAGGCTCATCCATGCTAG GATGCACGCACAGGCGCTAACTCTAGCAGTGCTTTCGGGTGCAGCTGCGTATCACTATTATGAAAATCGTGATGTTCATCTAAAACCAGTGGCAGATGATAGTTCTGCTCCAAATGTCAGCCATCTAGTTGAATGGGAGCTCCAAAGTCCATTTTAA